A genomic window from Candidatus Andeanibacterium colombiense includes:
- a CDS encoding DNA methyltransferase, with translation MAQRNLRTVASRTSNGSRAAGWRGELVENVDRLWNEVRKSGEQRREHLSGNATYFLDDAVHFLSELPPNSIHAVVTDPPYGVIEYDEINQRKMRAGKGGVWRMPPTLDGVRRAPLPRFTVLSDDERSRLHAFFTAVAFGIHRALVPGGHVFTAANPLLSTMEFHAFQSVGLEKRGEVIRLVQTLRGGDRPKGAEREFADVSMMARSCWEPWGIFRKPLDGTAAHNLRKWGTGGLRRVSDSEPFKDVILCSPTRGIEREIAPHPSLKPQRFLRQLVRASLPLGIGIVYDPFAGSGSTLAAAEAVGYRAIGTERDPQFFGMGKSAFDALSKLRVER, from the coding sequence GTGGCTCAACGAAATCTGAGAACGGTAGCATCGCGAACTTCGAACGGTAGCCGCGCGGCGGGCTGGCGTGGTGAACTTGTCGAAAACGTCGATCGCCTATGGAATGAAGTTCGGAAAAGCGGCGAACAGCGGCGCGAGCATCTGTCCGGCAATGCTACGTACTTTCTCGACGACGCCGTGCATTTCCTTTCCGAACTACCGCCGAACTCAATTCACGCCGTGGTCACAGACCCGCCGTACGGCGTGATCGAGTACGACGAGATAAACCAACGAAAGATGCGTGCGGGAAAGGGCGGCGTGTGGCGTATGCCGCCAACGCTCGACGGCGTGCGGCGCGCACCCTTGCCCCGCTTTACGGTACTGTCCGACGACGAACGATCCCGGCTCCATGCGTTCTTTACGGCTGTCGCGTTCGGCATTCATCGGGCGCTAGTGCCGGGCGGGCACGTATTCACGGCCGCAAACCCGTTGCTTTCAACGATGGAGTTCCATGCCTTTCAGAGCGTGGGACTGGAAAAGCGCGGTGAAGTGATCCGGCTTGTGCAGACGCTACGCGGCGGCGATCGTCCAAAAGGGGCGGAACGCGAGTTCGCGGACGTTTCGATGATGGCCCGATCCTGTTGGGAGCCGTGGGGCATATTTCGGAAGCCGCTCGACGGCACGGCCGCGCACAACCTACGCAAATGGGGTACGGGTGGATTGCGCCGCGTGTCCGATAGCGAGCCGTTCAAAGACGTTATTCTGTGTTCGCCGACGCGTGGAATAGAGCGCGAGATTGCGCCGCACCCGTCCCTGAAACCGCAACGCTTCCTTCGCCAGCTTGTCCGGGCATCCCTGCCGCTTGGCATCGGTATCGTGTACGATCCGTTCGCCGGTAGCGGCTCGACGCTCGCAGCCGCCGAAGCTGTCGGATACCGCGCGATAGGCACGGAACGCGACCCGCAATTCTTCGGCATGGGCAAATCAGCCTTCGACGCACTTTCGAAGTTGCGCGTTGAACGATGA
- a CDS encoding DUF1134 domain-containing protein, with amino-acid sequence MIELAALGRRRALAFMLALAALVGAMPAAAQVQSIDPNAGIDADLAPPPSSSPSYPPPSDPAYPRSGASPSIDPAQVPADPVVTSSDSSTAASQASAKPALAAGQGDTYKEDDLIGAAEGVFGKGAEGLARMIEDILKKQGEPNGYIVGREGGGALFFGARYGSGTLYHKVEGQQPVYWRGPSLGLDLGANAANTFVLVYNLFDTDDLFETYGAAEGQAYVVGGFNVSYLKRGDVVLIPVRLGAGLRLGLNVGYMKFSKKQKWLPF; translated from the coding sequence ATGATCGAGCTCGCCGCTCTGGGGCGCCGCCGGGCGCTGGCATTCATGCTGGCGCTGGCCGCGCTGGTGGGTGCCATGCCTGCCGCCGCGCAAGTGCAGTCGATCGACCCGAACGCGGGAATCGATGCCGATCTGGCGCCGCCGCCGTCGTCCTCGCCGAGCTATCCTCCGCCGAGCGACCCGGCCTATCCGCGCAGCGGTGCTTCCCCTTCGATCGACCCGGCCCAGGTCCCGGCCGATCCGGTGGTCACCTCGAGCGACAGCTCGACCGCCGCGAGTCAGGCTTCGGCCAAGCCGGCACTCGCCGCCGGGCAGGGCGACACCTACAAGGAAGACGATCTGATCGGCGCGGCCGAAGGCGTGTTCGGCAAGGGCGCCGAAGGCCTCGCGCGGATGATCGAGGATATCCTCAAGAAGCAGGGCGAGCCCAATGGCTATATCGTCGGGCGCGAAGGCGGCGGTGCGCTGTTCTTCGGCGCGCGCTACGGTTCGGGCACGCTCTACCACAAGGTCGAGGGGCAGCAGCCGGTGTATTGGCGCGGGCCGTCGCTCGGGCTCGATCTCGGCGCGAATGCCGCCAACACCTTCGTGCTGGTCTATAATCTGTTCGATACCGACGATCTGTTCGAAACCTACGGCGCGGCCGAGGGCCAGGCCTATGTGGTCGGCGGCTTCAACGTCTCCTACCTCAAGCGCGGCGATGTGGTGCTGATCCCGGTGCGGCTGGGCGCGGGGCTGCGGCTGGGGCTCAACGTCGGTTACATGAAGTTCTCGAAAAAGCAGAAGTGGTTGCCGTTCTGA
- a CDS encoding aromatic amino acid transaminase, with protein MLETLTQQPPDALLALIKLYGADPRADKIDLGVGVYRTGQGGTPVFAAIKAAERKLVDEQDSKAYLGPEGDMEFVHALMPYIFGKSDPSMGGRIEGMQTPGGTGAVRLAVGLAKGAGVGTVWMGTPSWPNHAQILKDVGLALKGFTHAAADGTADMDSLRAALNEAAPGDAILLHGCCHNPLGIDYTEAQWDEIAALLSETGVLPILDLAYQGLGRGMEEDAYGVRKVLASVPEALIAYSCDKNFGLYRDRVGAVYVLASQSGQLGAILSNGHALARAAWSMPPDHGAAAVRLVLADPKLTALWQDELDTMRTRMRQVRDRLAAAGKIGSLDLTPCGTQNGLFSVLALTPEQILKLREDHGIYMAGSGRINIAGLTMGNIEKFIADLATVTA; from the coding sequence ATGCTCGAGACACTTACCCAGCAGCCGCCCGACGCGCTCCTCGCCCTGATCAAGCTCTATGGCGCGGATCCGCGCGCCGACAAGATCGACCTCGGGGTCGGGGTCTATCGCACCGGGCAGGGCGGCACACCGGTGTTCGCCGCGATCAAGGCGGCCGAGCGGAAGCTGGTCGATGAGCAGGATTCCAAGGCCTATCTCGGGCCGGAGGGTGACATGGAGTTCGTCCATGCGCTGATGCCCTATATCTTCGGCAAGTCCGACCCCAGCATGGGCGGCCGCATCGAAGGGATGCAGACTCCGGGCGGGACCGGCGCCGTGCGCCTCGCGGTCGGGCTGGCCAAGGGCGCCGGCGTCGGCACCGTATGGATGGGCACGCCGAGCTGGCCCAACCACGCGCAGATCCTCAAGGACGTGGGCTTGGCGCTGAAGGGCTTCACCCACGCTGCGGCGGACGGCACAGCTGACATGGATTCGCTGCGCGCCGCGCTGAACGAAGCCGCGCCGGGCGACGCGATCCTGCTGCACGGCTGCTGCCACAACCCCCTTGGGATCGATTATACCGAGGCGCAGTGGGACGAGATCGCCGCGCTGCTGTCTGAGACCGGTGTGCTGCCGATCCTCGACCTCGCCTATCAAGGCCTCGGCCGGGGCATGGAAGAAGACGCCTATGGAGTGCGCAAGGTTCTGGCTTCGGTTCCGGAAGCGCTGATCGCCTATAGCTGCGACAAGAATTTCGGCCTCTACCGCGACCGTGTCGGTGCGGTCTACGTACTGGCTTCGCAGTCCGGACAGCTGGGCGCGATCCTTTCGAATGGCCATGCGCTGGCGCGTGCGGCCTGGTCGATGCCCCCCGATCACGGCGCGGCCGCGGTGCGGCTGGTGCTGGCCGATCCGAAGCTGACCGCGCTGTGGCAGGACGAACTCGACACCATGCGCACGCGCATGCGCCAGGTCCGCGACCGGCTCGCCGCGGCGGGCAAAATCGGCAGCCTCGATCTGACGCCGTGCGGCACGCAGAACGGGTTGTTCTCGGTGCTGGCGCTCACGCCCGAGCAGATCCTCAAACTGCGCGAAGATCACGGCATCTACATGGCGGGTTCGGGCCGGATCAACATCGCGGGCCTGACCATGGGCAACATCGAGAAGTTCATCGCCGATCTGGCTACGGTGACCGCTTAA
- a CDS encoding Hsp70 family protein, with translation MPTALGFDFGTTNSSLMLARGNGEVAALGIARDGGIEQTVRTALCFWEEFAAHRTTVKSAAGSQAIEQFLLEGSGSRFLQSMKSFVANPSFQGTAIFGTRYSFEDLLDLFFDHLQREARTADIPRRLVVGRPVEFVGGRSDEGLAMLRYERGFSRFGFDEIVFVYEPVAAAFYYAQSLQKPATILVGDFGGGTTDFSLMRFEPRPGGLHAEAIGHAGIGIAGDDFDYRILHHLVLPRLGRGSEYRSMGKILELPPGLFSSFRRWNELSLFRNSRGLRDLKRYIPLAQEPEKLERLIDLVEDEQGYPLYHAVTDAKRRLSFDHSIEFRFAALGGDFAPTVTRTEFEGWIADDLQRIEATLDDLLTRHDIARDAVDAVFLTGGTSFIPAIRALVARRFGADKIVTGDEHVSIAKGLALIGATQDLDKWSVKPDGEKA, from the coding sequence ATGCCGACCGCGCTGGGTTTCGATTTCGGAACCACCAATTCGTCCCTGATGCTTGCGCGCGGGAACGGCGAGGTCGCGGCACTCGGCATCGCCCGCGACGGCGGGATCGAACAGACGGTCCGCACCGCGCTGTGCTTCTGGGAGGAATTCGCCGCGCACCGCACCACGGTCAAATCCGCGGCCGGTTCGCAGGCGATCGAGCAGTTCCTGCTCGAAGGATCGGGCAGCCGGTTCCTGCAGTCGATGAAGAGCTTCGTGGCCAACCCGTCGTTCCAGGGCACCGCGATCTTCGGCACACGCTACAGCTTCGAAGATTTGCTGGACCTGTTCTTCGACCACCTCCAGCGCGAGGCGCGGACAGCCGACATACCCCGCCGGCTGGTGGTCGGGCGGCCGGTGGAATTCGTCGGCGGGCGGAGCGACGAGGGGCTGGCGATGCTGCGCTATGAGCGCGGCTTCAGCCGGTTCGGCTTCGATGAAATCGTATTCGTCTATGAGCCGGTCGCCGCCGCGTTCTATTACGCGCAATCGCTGCAAAAACCGGCCACCATCCTTGTGGGAGACTTCGGCGGCGGGACGACCGACTTTTCACTGATGCGCTTCGAACCGCGGCCCGGCGGGCTGCATGCCGAGGCCATCGGCCATGCCGGGATCGGGATCGCCGGCGACGATTTCGATTACCGCATTCTGCATCATCTGGTCCTGCCGCGGCTTGGCAGGGGCAGCGAGTATCGCAGCATGGGCAAGATTCTCGAGCTTCCGCCGGGCCTGTTCTCGAGCTTCCGGCGCTGGAACGAGCTGTCGCTGTTCCGCAACTCCAGGGGATTGCGCGATTTGAAGCGCTATATCCCGCTGGCGCAGGAACCCGAAAAGCTCGAGCGCCTGATCGATCTGGTCGAGGACGAACAGGGATACCCCCTGTATCACGCGGTGACCGATGCGAAGCGGCGCCTGTCGTTCGACCATTCGATCGAATTCCGCTTCGCCGCGCTCGGCGGCGATTTCGCGCCGACCGTGACGCGGACCGAATTCGAAGGCTGGATCGCGGATGACCTCCAGCGGATCGAGGCCACGCTCGACGATCTGCTGACCAGGCACGACATCGCTCGCGATGCGGTGGACGCGGTGTTCCTGACCGGGGGCACGTCGTTCATCCCGGCGATCCGGGCCCTCGTCGCGCGGCGGTTTGGCGCCGACAAGATCGTGACGGGCGACGAACACGTTTCCATCGCCAAGGGCCTCGCGCTGATCGGGGCGACGCAGGACCTCGACAAATGGTCGGTCAAGCCGGACGGCGAGAAAGCCTGA
- a CDS encoding riboflavin synthase, producing MFTGIVTAIGTVTGSEQRGDLRVRVSSPYDPATIAIGASIACSGACMTVVAKGGTAGDSWFAVDVSAESVSRTVPGMWSEGAALNLETALKLGDELGGHIVTGHVDAVGRIVRIVPEGDSTRLTIAAPKELAPYIAPKGSIAVNGVSLTVNEVEDQPDGSVQFGLNIIPHTAEVTTLGALVQGAAVNLEIDTMARYLKRMQDLKG from the coding sequence ATGTTTACCGGAATCGTCACCGCCATCGGCACCGTCACCGGCAGCGAACAGCGCGGGGATCTGCGCGTGCGCGTGTCGTCCCCCTATGATCCAGCGACGATTGCGATCGGCGCCTCGATTGCCTGCTCGGGCGCCTGTATGACGGTGGTTGCCAAGGGCGGCACCGCGGGCGATTCGTGGTTCGCGGTCGACGTCTCGGCCGAAAGCGTCTCGCGCACGGTCCCGGGGATGTGGAGCGAAGGGGCGGCACTCAACCTCGAAACGGCGCTGAAGCTCGGCGACGAACTGGGCGGACATATCGTCACCGGCCATGTCGATGCGGTCGGCCGGATCGTGCGGATCGTGCCCGAAGGCGATTCGACCCGCCTGACCATCGCTGCCCCGAAAGAACTTGCCCCCTACATCGCGCCGAAGGGCTCGATCGCGGTCAACGGCGTGTCGCTGACAGTCAACGAGGTGGAGGACCAGCCCGACGGCTCGGTCCAATTCGGGCTCAACATCATCCCGCACACCGCCGAAGTCACCACGCTCGGGGCGCTGGTACAGGGCGCTGCGGTCAATCTTGAGATCGACACGATGGCCCGCTACCTCAAGCGGATGCAGGATCTGAAGGGCTAG
- the ribD gene encoding bifunctional diaminohydroxyphosphoribosylaminopyrimidine deaminase/5-amino-6-(5-phosphoribosylamino)uracil reductase RibD — protein sequence MRARPLSRPNPAVGAILVKHGVVVGQGWTQPGGRPHAEAMAFAQAGAAARGATLYVTLEPCAHESERGSSCADLAIAAGVARVVVGVEDPDHRTCGEGIARIGAAGIAVELADDSRCRASLAGFLTLRQSHRPFVTLKLALTADGFIARPDGTSKWITGPEARAHAHLERAMSDAILVGGGTLRADDPQLDVRLPGLARRSPRRFVLTRGAVPEGWEKVADPAKLPEVQYLLVEGGAQVAAAFIAANLVDRLLLYRAPVRFGEGIAALPDGIPAGFTLSDSRRLGSDILEVYQRG from the coding sequence GTGCGAGCACGGCCGCTGAGCCGGCCCAATCCGGCGGTCGGCGCGATCCTCGTGAAACACGGCGTGGTCGTCGGGCAGGGCTGGACCCAGCCGGGCGGACGGCCGCATGCGGAGGCGATGGCGTTCGCTCAGGCGGGCGCGGCGGCGCGTGGCGCGACCCTGTATGTCACGCTGGAACCCTGTGCGCATGAGAGCGAGCGCGGGTCGAGCTGCGCGGACCTTGCGATCGCGGCGGGGGTCGCGCGGGTGGTTGTCGGGGTCGAGGATCCCGATCATCGGACCTGCGGCGAAGGCATCGCCCGGATCGGCGCGGCCGGAATCGCGGTCGAACTCGCCGACGATTCGCGCTGCCGCGCGAGCCTCGCCGGCTTTCTGACCCTGCGGCAGTCCCACCGTCCCTTCGTCACCCTCAAGCTCGCGCTGACCGCCGACGGCTTCATTGCCCGGCCGGACGGTACCAGCAAATGGATCACCGGGCCCGAGGCGCGCGCGCACGCCCATCTCGAACGCGCGATGAGCGATGCGATCCTGGTCGGCGGCGGCACCCTGCGCGCCGACGACCCACAGCTCGACGTGCGCCTGCCCGGCCTCGCTCGGCGCAGTCCGCGCCGCTTCGTGCTGACCCGCGGCGCGGTGCCCGAAGGGTGGGAGAAGGTCGCCGATCCCGCGAAACTGCCGGAAGTGCAGTATCTGCTGGTCGAAGGCGGCGCGCAGGTCGCCGCCGCATTCATCGCCGCAAATCTGGTCGACCGGCTGCTGCTCTACCGCGCGCCGGTGCGCTTCGGCGAAGGCATTGCCGCGCTGCCAGACGGGATTCCCGCCGGCTTTACGCTCTCCGACAGCCGCCGCCTTGGCAGCGACATTCTCGAAGTCTATCAGCGCGGCTGA
- a CDS encoding SprT family zinc-dependent metalloprotease has translation MIDWLRRSPAEPSITLAGRVVPVNIRRHPTARRMTLRLAPDGSEIRLTLPRWGRTEDGLDFAASRRGWLEAQLAGVPDAAAPQAGGSVFYRGEELALLWDAKAKRRPALTGAGIVLGGPEEGLAARLRRWLEAEAATLMADDLGGYCTLIGRAAPPLRLSRAQRRWGSCANDGTIRLNWRLIQAPDFVRRSVVAHEVAHLAHFDHSPAFHALLGELYEGDITAANRWLKQHGRTLYTRFG, from the coding sequence ATGATCGACTGGCTGCGGCGATCGCCGGCCGAGCCGAGCATCACGCTGGCCGGGCGTGTCGTGCCGGTGAACATCCGCCGCCATCCGACGGCGCGACGGATGACCTTGCGCCTCGCCCCCGACGGCAGCGAGATCCGCCTGACCCTGCCGCGCTGGGGCCGGACCGAGGACGGGCTCGATTTCGCCGCCAGCCGGCGCGGCTGGCTCGAGGCGCAGCTCGCCGGCGTGCCCGACGCGGCGGCCCCGCAGGCGGGCGGCAGCGTGTTCTATCGCGGCGAGGAGTTGGCGCTGCTGTGGGACGCGAAGGCCAAGCGCCGCCCGGCGCTGACCGGCGCGGGCATCGTCCTCGGCGGGCCCGAGGAGGGGTTGGCCGCGCGCCTGCGCCGCTGGCTCGAAGCCGAGGCCGCCACGCTGATGGCCGACGATCTCGGCGGCTATTGCACGCTGATCGGCCGCGCCGCGCCGCCGCTCAGGCTTTCGCGCGCGCAGCGGCGGTGGGGCAGCTGCGCGAACGACGGGACTATCCGGCTCAACTGGCGGCTGATCCAGGCGCCCGATTTCGTGCGCCGCTCCGTGGTCGCGCACGAGGTCGCGCACCTCGCCCATTTCGACCATTCGCCCGCGTTCCACGCGCTGCTGGGCGAGCTGTACGAAGGCGACATCACGGCTGCCAACCGCTGGCTCAAGCAGCACGGCCGGACGCTTTACACGCGCTTCGGTTAA
- a CDS encoding YcgN family cysteine cluster protein, with protein sequence MDQVTDPKLRYRFWELPLDQLDRAEWEALCDGCGRCCLHKVEDADTGEVIGTNVACRLLDTRTGQCSDYRNRKAFVPDCLRLTLKLVRQVAWLPETCAYRRRAEDRPLPAWHYLVSGDREAVHRAGASVAGRAISEVDAGPIEHHLVDWNFFEEEE encoded by the coding sequence ATGGATCAAGTAACCGACCCCAAGCTGCGCTACCGCTTCTGGGAGCTGCCGCTCGATCAGCTCGACCGCGCCGAATGGGAAGCTTTGTGCGACGGCTGCGGGCGCTGCTGCCTGCACAAGGTCGAGGATGCCGACACCGGCGAAGTCATCGGCACCAATGTCGCCTGCCGCCTGCTCGATACGCGCACCGGACAGTGCAGCGACTACAGGAACCGCAAGGCCTTCGTTCCCGATTGCCTGCGGCTGACCCTGAAGCTGGTCCGCCAGGTCGCCTGGCTGCCCGAAACCTGCGCCTATCGCCGACGGGCGGAGGATCGCCCGCTGCCCGCGTGGCACTATCTCGTCTCGGGCGACCGCGAGGCGGTGCACCGCGCCGGCGCCTCGGTGGCCGGCCGCGCGATCAGCGAAGTCGATGCCGGGCCGATCGAACATCACCTGGTCGACTGGAACTTCTTCGAGGAAGAAGAATGA
- a CDS encoding SCO family protein: protein MTNKRNRRLFPFAAAAAALLLAACGPRAAEKGPLDGAAIGGPFTLSDSAGKPVSWADFGGKYRIVYFGYTYCPDVCPTDMGRIARGYAAFKAEHPEQAAQVVPIFITVDPERDTAAKVGEFTHAFSDDIVGLTGTPAQVAAAVKEFKIYVEKGKPNAQGAYLVNHSNAAYLMGRKGEPIALLPIDVKDQGQAIAAGLDRWIK, encoded by the coding sequence ATGACCAACAAACGGAACCGACGCCTGTTTCCCTTCGCGGCCGCGGCGGCCGCCCTGCTGCTGGCCGCCTGTGGGCCGCGGGCGGCGGAGAAAGGTCCGCTCGACGGCGCGGCGATCGGCGGGCCATTCACCTTGAGCGACAGCGCCGGGAAGCCGGTCAGCTGGGCGGATTTCGGCGGCAAGTACCGCATCGTCTATTTCGGCTACACCTATTGCCCCGACGTCTGCCCGACCGACATGGGCCGCATCGCGCGTGGCTATGCCGCGTTCAAGGCCGAGCATCCGGAGCAGGCGGCGCAGGTCGTGCCGATCTTCATCACCGTCGATCCCGAGCGCGACACCGCAGCGAAGGTCGGCGAATTCACCCACGCCTTTTCCGACGACATCGTCGGCCTCACCGGCACCCCGGCGCAGGTCGCGGCGGCGGTGAAGGAGTTCAAGATCTACGTCGAGAAGGGCAAGCCCAACGCGCAGGGCGCCTATCTCGTCAACCATTCGAACGCCGCCTATCTGATGGGCCGCAAGGGCGAACCGATCGCCCTGCTGCCGATCGACGTGAAGGATCAGGGCCAGGCGATCGCCGCGGGACTCGATCGATGGATCAAGTAA
- a CDS encoding ankyrin repeat domain-containing protein, with translation MARRWRNSVLVLAALAGVLGGAMPAEAQMYSTGFQFLKAVKDGDGDKLAELIQKNSTTIVNAQDLTSGEGALHILVRKHTTASLTWMRYLIQQGANVNIADKGGVTPLALAVQLNNIEAVQALIDGRARVDTPNSTGETPLITAVHGRDIPLMRMLLKGGANPDRADSSGRSARDYARLDGVSSSLLSEIEKNEKPKAQREGAKTYGPSF, from the coding sequence GTGGCGCGGCGCTGGCGCAATTCGGTTCTGGTCCTGGCCGCACTCGCGGGGGTGCTCGGCGGTGCGATGCCGGCCGAAGCGCAGATGTATTCCACCGGCTTCCAGTTCCTCAAGGCGGTCAAGGACGGCGACGGCGACAAGCTGGCCGAGCTGATCCAGAAGAACAGCACCACCATCGTCAATGCGCAGGATCTCACCAGCGGCGAAGGTGCGCTGCATATCCTGGTGCGCAAGCATACCACGGCCAGCCTCACCTGGATGCGCTACCTGATCCAGCAGGGCGCGAATGTGAACATCGCGGACAAGGGCGGGGTCACCCCGCTGGCGCTGGCGGTCCAACTCAACAATATCGAAGCGGTCCAGGCGCTGATCGACGGGCGCGCCCGGGTCGATACCCCCAATTCCACCGGCGAGACCCCGCTGATCACCGCGGTCCACGGGCGCGACATCCCGCTGATGCGGATGCTGCTGAAAGGCGGCGCCAATCCCGACCGGGCGGACAGCTCGGGCCGCTCCGCGCGCGATTACGCCCGGCTCGACGGCGTCAGCAGCAGCCTGCTGTCGGAAATCGAGAAGAACGAGAAACCCAAGGCGCAGCGCGAGGGCGCGAAGACCTATGGCCCTTCCTTCTAA
- a CDS encoding COQ9 family protein, giving the protein MALPSKADLTLDEIRGLLAPLVAEAACFDGWSDAAVEAAAGQAGIDPAVARLAFPGGAMDLIAAWVETVDTAMVRELTPEKLAAMKIRERIRALVQFRLDSAAGKEEALRRALAIQAMPQNVPAALRQGWHSADLMWRLAGDTATDYNHYTKRTILEALYGATLAVFLSDESAGKAETKAFLDRRIEGVMKFEQAKAKLFREREGFSMVRFLGRLRYPAR; this is encoded by the coding sequence ATGGCCCTTCCTTCTAAGGCCGACCTCACACTCGACGAAATCCGCGGGCTGCTGGCGCCGCTGGTCGCCGAAGCCGCGTGTTTCGACGGGTGGAGCGATGCGGCGGTCGAAGCTGCGGCAGGCCAAGCGGGGATCGACCCCGCGGTTGCCCGCCTCGCCTTTCCGGGCGGGGCGATGGACCTGATCGCGGCCTGGGTTGAAACGGTCGACACGGCGATGGTCCGGGAACTCACGCCGGAGAAGCTCGCCGCGATGAAGATCCGCGAACGCATCCGCGCATTGGTGCAGTTCCGGCTCGACTCGGCCGCGGGCAAGGAAGAGGCGCTGCGCCGCGCGCTGGCTATCCAGGCGATGCCGCAGAATGTGCCCGCCGCGCTCAGGCAGGGCTGGCACAGCGCCGACCTGATGTGGCGCCTCGCGGGCGATACCGCGACCGATTACAATCACTACACCAAGCGGACGATCCTCGAGGCGCTCTACGGCGCGACGCTGGCGGTGTTCCTGTCCGACGAAAGCGCCGGCAAGGCCGAAACGAAAGCCTTCCTCGACCGCCGGATCGAAGGGGTGATGAAGTTCGAACAGGCCAAGGCGAAGCTGTTCCGCGAGCGTGAGGGCTTCTCGATGGTGCGCTTTCTCGGGCGCCTGAGGTATCCGGCGCGCTAA
- a CDS encoding FeoA family protein has protein sequence MTLDALPVRRRARITAVDWGQLAPEEATRLQALGIDAGAEVEITHRGIFIGQDPIALSIGRMTVALRRLHAKAMQVEELA, from the coding sequence ATGACGCTCGATGCCCTGCCTGTCCGCCGCCGCGCGCGGATTACCGCCGTCGATTGGGGGCAGCTTGCCCCGGAAGAAGCGACCCGCCTTCAGGCGCTCGGGATCGACGCCGGGGCCGAGGTCGAGATCACCCATCGCGGGATTTTCATCGGCCAGGATCCGATCGCGCTCAGCATCGGGCGGATGACGGTGGCGCTGCGGCGGCTGCACGCGAAGGCGATGCAGGTCGAGGAACTGGCATGA